The proteins below come from a single Papaver somniferum cultivar HN1 chromosome 11, ASM357369v1, whole genome shotgun sequence genomic window:
- the LOC113322696 gene encoding acyl-lipid (9-3)-desaturase-like, whose protein sequence is MEDQEKHYITTEELKTHNKVGDLWISIQGKVYNVTDWMKNHPGGETPLLNLAGQDVTNAFVAFHPGSAWKYLDQFFIGYLKDYQVSEVSRDYRKLVSEFTRAGLYEKKGHGVAISMIVIVVLLFLSVYGILMSDNVWVHLGCGGMMGFVWIQSGWLGHDSGHYQIMSTPEYNRFAQVLTGNCLSGICIAWWKWNHNAHHIACNSLDFDPDLQHMPFFAVSSQFFNSLVSYFYDRTMKFDSFTRFLVSYQHWTFYPVMCLARINLFAQSFMLLLSKRPVRNRGQEILGLLVFWIWFPLLVSYLPNWGERVMFVIASFSVTGIQHVQFCLNHFSSSIYMGPPSGNDWFEKQTTGSLDITCPSWMDWFHGGLQYQVEHHLFPRLPRCHLRKISPFVKELCSKHKLPYTCVSFWEANVLTIGTLRNAALQARDVTNPIPKNLVWEAVNTHG, encoded by the coding sequence ATGGAAGATCAAGAGAAACACTACATTACAACTGAAGAATTAAAAACTCACAATAAAGTTGGAGATCTATGGATCTCAATACAAGGGAAAGTCTATAATgtaacagattggatgaaaaaTCATCCAGGTGGTGAAACCCCATTACTTAATCTAGCTGGTCAAGATGTTACCAATGCATTTGTTGCATTTCATCCTGGTTCAGCATGGAAATATCTTGATCAATTCTTCATTGGGTATTTAAAAGATTATCAGGTTTCTGAAGTTTCTAGAGATTATAGGAAATTGGTTTCTGAATTCACTAGAGCTGGTTTATATGAGAAAAAGGGTCATGGGGTTGCAATTTCTATGATTGTGATTGTGGTTTTGCTCTTTTTaagtgtttatggtattttaatgTCTGATAATGTCTGGGTTCATCTTGGTTGTGGTGGAATGATGGGGTTTGTATGGATTCAAAGTGGTTGGTTAGGTCATGATTCAGGACATTATCAGATTATGTCAACACCTGAGTATAATCGATTTGCTCAAGTGCTTACTGGTAATTGTTTATCTGGGATTTGTATTGCTTGGTGGAAATGGAATCACAATGCACATCATATTGCTTGTAATAGTCTTGATTTTGATCCAGATCTTCAGCATATGCCGTTTTTCGCCGTGTCCTCGCAGTTTTTTAATTCGTTGGTGTCTTACTTCTATGATAGGACTATGAAGTTTGATTCGTTTACTAGGTTCTTAGTGAGTTATCAGCATTGGACATTTTATCCTGTCATGTGTTTAGCTAGGATCAATTTGTTTGCTCAATCTTTCATGTTGCTGCTTTCGAAGAGACCCGTGAGGAATAGAGGGCAGGAGATTTTGGGTCTACTTGTGTTTTGGATTTGGTTTCCTCTACTTGTTTCTTATTTGCCGAATTGGGGTGAAAGAGTGATGTTTGTGATTGCAAGTTTTTCTGTTACTGGAATTCAACATGTTCAGTTCTGTTTGAACCATTTTTCTTCGAGTATCTATATGGGCCCTCCTAGTGGAAATGATTGGTTTGAGAAGCAAACAACGGGTTCCCTTGATATTACATGCCCTTCTTGGATGGATTGGTTTCATGGTGGATTACAATATCAGGTTGAACATCACTTGTTCCCTAGATTGCCTAGGTGTCATTTGAGGAAAATCTCTCCATTCGTGAAGGAACTATGTTCCAAGCATAAGCTACCTTATACATGTGTGTCCTTTTGGGAAGCTAATGTACTTACCATTGGAACTCTAAGAAATGCAGCATTACAAGCAAGAGACGTTACAAATCCAATCCCCAAAAACTTGGTCTGGGAAGCTGTGAACACCCATGGTTAG